In Stieleria varia, one genomic interval encodes:
- a CDS encoding MotA/TolQ/ExbB proton channel family protein, producing MNEVLKPLLWTALGIESVFALAILLASIESIRGLGRKRASGNELAAKAIAYAERLGGRDCLKDPLDGFRPRAHWLADVRRYCPPLADCLSVLLDTEYGEHREEAVQITLQSHLGGGKNLASFIIRTAALFGLALTFVGIIDALQVFEVDATNIAGLTRGFYTSLTSTILGIIATVITLVGFMSQRRTDGQMAEQVQLAILKLNHWLHHHVACEDPMAVVCEAVETQPNGHANATRDASHRPASVVHQQVGRPQVGRQSVRSQSVRKPVAAPLLNAAAADLTMGDLS from the coding sequence ATGAACGAGGTATTGAAACCTCTGCTGTGGACCGCGTTGGGTATCGAGTCGGTTTTTGCACTGGCGATCCTGCTGGCGTCCATCGAAAGCATTCGTGGCTTGGGACGCAAGCGGGCGAGTGGGAATGAGCTGGCCGCCAAGGCGATCGCGTACGCGGAAAGACTTGGCGGCCGGGACTGCCTCAAAGACCCGTTGGATGGTTTCCGTCCTCGGGCACACTGGCTCGCCGATGTGCGACGGTACTGTCCACCGCTGGCCGATTGTTTGTCGGTTTTGCTGGACACCGAATACGGTGAGCATCGAGAAGAAGCGGTGCAGATTACGCTGCAATCGCACCTCGGTGGCGGCAAGAACTTGGCCAGCTTTATCATCCGCACGGCGGCATTGTTCGGCCTCGCGCTGACCTTCGTCGGGATCATTGATGCCTTGCAAGTGTTCGAAGTGGATGCGACGAACATCGCGGGTCTGACGCGTGGGTTTTACACTTCGTTGACGTCGACGATCTTGGGCATCATTGCGACGGTGATCACATTGGTCGGCTTCATGTCGCAACGTCGAACCGACGGACAGATGGCAGAACAAGTCCAACTGGCGATTCTGAAACTGAATCACTGGTTGCATCACCATGTCGCCTGCGAAGACCCGATGGCGGTGGTATGTGAAGCAGTGGAAACCCAGCCGAACGGACACGCAAACGCCACACGTGACGCATCACACCGCCCCGCATCGGTCGTCCATCAGCAGGTCGGACGCCCGCAAGTTGGTCGTCAGTCAGTTCGCAGTCAGTCAGTTCGCAAGCCAGTAGCGGCTCCGCTACTGAACGCGGCCGCAGCCGATTTGACCATGGGGGATTTGTCATGA
- a CDS encoding ExbD/TolR family protein, translated as MTKKAMFGGVAEEDDAPICDLTNLIDLMVVMGALFLVLAATNAAVSSTRYAELPIELTETQAEPTSAVEQQIVEPLQVTIDAEGVLRVDDTIVSLTEIRARLAPDRADVLDQTSNGVDKESSAAKRSIVIASDKNAPVKHSIALMAEASKQDADISFVTLAEQQP; from the coding sequence ATGACGAAAAAGGCGATGTTTGGCGGGGTCGCAGAAGAAGACGACGCGCCGATTTGTGACCTTACCAACCTGATCGACTTGATGGTCGTCATGGGAGCGCTGTTCCTTGTCTTGGCAGCGACCAACGCGGCCGTTTCGTCGACCCGATACGCAGAGTTGCCGATCGAGCTGACGGAGACACAAGCCGAGCCGACGTCGGCTGTGGAGCAACAGATTGTGGAGCCGCTGCAAGTCACCATCGATGCCGAGGGTGTGCTGCGGGTCGACGACACCATTGTTTCACTGACGGAGATCCGAGCAAGGTTGGCCCCCGATCGGGCAGACGTTCTCGATCAGACCAGCAATGGTGTCGACAAAGAAAGCTCTGCCGCCAAGAGATCCATCGTGATCGCATCGGACAAGAACGCACCGGTCAAGCATTCCATCGCCTTGATGGCTGAGGCGTCCAAACAGGACGCCGACATTTCATTCGTCACACTCGCGGAGCAGCAACCATGA
- a CDS encoding penicillin-binding protein activator LpoB, with translation MKFSKTMRSSTKLTATLSVVLSIAVPAATILPSAALLMTAGCAGRQYGHLLSHQDKDLVGSHAAGAATWNPLVDESVAKLLSRCPPAVQPVAFEAHEGMPVDAVVGTALASGPATVCFIGIENKSAEELVDFKDQLYERIDSQINSQSEFRGISRRMVEAGLRETRLRPDSLFLPENRMMFANVLGRNGTPVDYLLYATITSGTTERNKTSQRDYVLTLEMINIHTGDFMKESATIRKGYSKTRAGKWWNYGVFDQADG, from the coding sequence ATGAAATTCAGTAAAACAATGCGATCCTCGACAAAGCTGACGGCAACATTGTCCGTGGTCCTGTCGATCGCAGTGCCGGCGGCGACAATACTGCCCTCAGCCGCGTTGTTGATGACCGCCGGATGTGCTGGCAGGCAATACGGACACCTGCTGTCCCATCAGGACAAGGATCTGGTGGGCAGCCATGCCGCCGGAGCGGCGACCTGGAACCCGTTGGTGGACGAATCGGTCGCCAAATTGCTTTCACGCTGCCCCCCTGCGGTGCAGCCGGTCGCGTTTGAAGCCCACGAGGGGATGCCGGTGGATGCCGTCGTCGGTACCGCCCTGGCATCGGGCCCGGCCACCGTTTGCTTCATCGGCATCGAAAACAAGAGCGCCGAGGAGTTGGTGGATTTCAAGGACCAGCTTTACGAGCGAATCGACAGTCAAATCAATTCGCAATCCGAGTTCCGGGGGATCAGTCGCCGGATGGTGGAAGCCGGATTGCGGGAAACACGACTGCGCCCCGACTCGCTCTTCTTGCCCGAAAACCGGATGATGTTCGCCAACGTCTTGGGCAGAAACGGCACTCCCGTCGATTACTTGCTCTATGCGACCATCACGAGCGGGACGACCGAGCGGAACAAGACCAGCCAGCGGGACTACGTGCTGACCCTGGAGATGATCAACATTCACACGGGCGACTTTATGAAAGAGTCTGCCACGATCCGCAAGGGTTACTCCAAAACTCGGGCCGGCAAGTGGTGGAACTATGGAGTGTTTGATCAAGCGGACGGTTGA
- a CDS encoding biopolymer transporter ExbD, with product MRRPTLHQDETLEVKMTPMIDVVFLLLVFFVWTSTFELPEFDLPSPIAQTSPSGNQANADVQPPTEVFDEIVVKVLHQDGITILQLNGQSVADLATLRQRLTDIIALGVQPPVIVDPAPQISMGEAVGVYDIAMLAGADRVLFAAKAE from the coding sequence GTGCGACGCCCCACACTGCATCAAGACGAAACGCTCGAAGTCAAGATGACGCCGATGATCGATGTCGTTTTCTTGTTGCTGGTGTTCTTTGTCTGGACCAGCACTTTTGAGCTGCCGGAGTTTGATTTGCCCAGCCCGATCGCGCAGACATCGCCTTCGGGTAATCAAGCCAACGCGGACGTCCAGCCTCCCACGGAGGTGTTTGACGAAATCGTCGTCAAGGTTCTGCACCAGGACGGGATCACGATTCTGCAACTCAATGGACAATCCGTTGCGGACTTGGCGACGCTAAGACAACGTTTGACCGACATCATCGCATTGGGAGTCCAGCCACCCGTGATCGTCGACCCAGCACCGCAGATCTCGATGGGCGAAGCCGTCGGTGTGTACGACATCGCAATGCTGGCGGGCGCAGATCGTGTTCTGTTTGCGGCCAAAGCGGAATGA